The Maylandia zebra isolate NMK-2024a linkage group LG7, Mzebra_GT3a, whole genome shotgun sequence genome contains a region encoding:
- the LOC101475186 gene encoding nuclear receptor-interacting protein 3 isoform X1 has product MQAVREPGQHKHTPAIMFTGMRTENRGEKGVLDAATLRQQRRLKQAIQFLHKDSADLLPLDGLKKLGTSKQGQPHNILQKRLLEAKLCRGRINMCGVTPSNGEVRLSHSHVNSQEDEEDDFILVPCKCLGQEVNLLIDTGCKLNLMSSVTAERFGLKELVEEIKMETDGFPFQRRLCIDGHIKELGLTVGQIRITCSFAIVESNKHLMSLGSKTLKTLKVNLLLCNHHPLSPSIITIHHHHTSPPSILEGKQHSDCVIDTEQQIMVIGTTVREQIHFAKKQFSEGSTDFRDLGY; this is encoded by the exons ATGCAGGCAGTCAGAGAGCCGGGGCAACACAAGCACACGCCCGCCATCATGTTTACAGGGATGCGGACAGAGAACCGCGGAGAAAAGGGGGTCCTGGATGCAGCGACTCTGAGGCAACAGAGGAGGCTGAAACAGGCGATCCAGTTCCTCCATAAGGACTCCGCTGATCTGCTTCCTTTGGATGGACTGAAGAAACTCGGGACTTCTAAGCAGGGG CAACCACACAATATTCTCCAGAAGCGCCTACTGGAGGCAAAGCTGTGCAGAGGCAGGATAAACATGTGTGGAGTAACACCAAGCAATGGAGAGGTTCGTCTGAGCCACAGCCATGTAAATTcacaggaggatgaggaggatgaCTTCATCCTCGTGCCCTGCAAG TGTTTAGGACAGGAAGTGAATTTGCTGATTGATACAGGTTGCAAGTTGAATCTGATGTCTTCTGTGACTGCGGAGAGATTTGG TTTAAAAGAACTGGTCGAAGAGATCAAAATGGAGACCGATGGCTTCCCATTTCAGCGCAGGCTCTGCATCGATGGTCACATCAAGGAGCTCGGCCTGACCGTCGGACAAATCAGGATAACTTGCTCATTTGCCATAGTGG AAAGTAACAAGCATCTCATGTCCTTGGGCAGCAAGACTTTAAAGACACTCAAGGTAAATCTTCTGCTTTGCAACCACCATCCATTATCACCATCCATCATCACCATCCATCACCACCATACATCACCACCATCCATCCtggaggggaaacaacacagtgaT TGTGTAATCGATACAGAACAGCAGATCATGGTGATTGGGACAACTGTGAGGGAGCAGATTCATTTTGCCAAAAAGCAATTCAGTGAAGG ctccacagacTTCAGAGACCTGGGTTACTAA
- the LOC101475186 gene encoding nuclear receptor-interacting protein 3 isoform X2 yields MQAVREPGQHKHTPAIMFTGMRTENRGEKGVLDAATLRQQRRLKQAIQFLHKDSADLLPLDGLKKLGTSKQGQPHNILQKRLLEAKLCRGRINMCGVTPSNGEVRLSHSHVNSQEDEEDDFILVPCKCLGQEVNLLIDTGCKLNLMSSVTAERFGLKELVEEIKMETDGFPFQRRLCIDGHIKELGLTVGQIRITCSFAIVESNKHLMSLGSKTLKTLKCVIDTEQQIMVIGTTVREQIHFAKKQFSEGSTDFRDLGY; encoded by the exons ATGCAGGCAGTCAGAGAGCCGGGGCAACACAAGCACACGCCCGCCATCATGTTTACAGGGATGCGGACAGAGAACCGCGGAGAAAAGGGGGTCCTGGATGCAGCGACTCTGAGGCAACAGAGGAGGCTGAAACAGGCGATCCAGTTCCTCCATAAGGACTCCGCTGATCTGCTTCCTTTGGATGGACTGAAGAAACTCGGGACTTCTAAGCAGGGG CAACCACACAATATTCTCCAGAAGCGCCTACTGGAGGCAAAGCTGTGCAGAGGCAGGATAAACATGTGTGGAGTAACACCAAGCAATGGAGAGGTTCGTCTGAGCCACAGCCATGTAAATTcacaggaggatgaggaggatgaCTTCATCCTCGTGCCCTGCAAG TGTTTAGGACAGGAAGTGAATTTGCTGATTGATACAGGTTGCAAGTTGAATCTGATGTCTTCTGTGACTGCGGAGAGATTTGG TTTAAAAGAACTGGTCGAAGAGATCAAAATGGAGACCGATGGCTTCCCATTTCAGCGCAGGCTCTGCATCGATGGTCACATCAAGGAGCTCGGCCTGACCGTCGGACAAATCAGGATAACTTGCTCATTTGCCATAGTGG AAAGTAACAAGCATCTCATGTCCTTGGGCAGCAAGACTTTAAAGACACTCAAG TGTGTAATCGATACAGAACAGCAGATCATGGTGATTGGGACAACTGTGAGGGAGCAGATTCATTTTGCCAAAAAGCAATTCAGTGAAGG ctccacagacTTCAGAGACCTGGGTTACTAA